A single window of Candidatus Nanopelagicales bacterium DNA harbors:
- a CDS encoding Rieske (2Fe-2S) protein, protein MSGEDPVPTHDATLSRRALLGGAAGACALLAVGLGEALLADDAEAATGVTRLPDGRVQVQVGKVRALRKVGGSVLLGTVKGVPTAVVRTAKFRYAVLDLRCTHQGTTVRRTSSTWTCPNHGSQFALNGTLRRGPAESALRKVRARLANGVLTVG, encoded by the coding sequence ATGTCCGGCGAGGACCCGGTCCCCACCCACGACGCCACGCTCAGCCGGCGAGCCCTCCTGGGCGGCGCAGCCGGCGCCTGTGCACTGCTGGCCGTGGGGCTGGGGGAGGCGCTCCTCGCCGACGATGCCGAGGCCGCCACCGGGGTCACCCGACTGCCCGACGGCCGGGTGCAGGTGCAGGTCGGCAAGGTCCGGGCGCTGCGCAAGGTCGGCGGCTCGGTGCTGCTCGGCACCGTGAAGGGCGTCCCCACCGCTGTCGTCCGGACCGCGAAGTTCCGCTATGCCGTCCTCGACCTGCGGTGCACGCACCAGGGGACGACGGTACGGCGCACCAGCAGCACCTGGACCTGCCCCAACCACGGGTCCCAGTTCGCCCTCAACGGCACCCTGCGCCGGGGACCGGCGGAGTCGGCACTGCGCAAGGTCCGGGCCCGCCTGGCCAACGGCGTCCTGACGGTCGGCTGA